The following nucleotide sequence is from Bacteroidales bacterium.
AAAGTCTTCGGGGTTTCCAATTCCATAAATACATGATACAGAAGATACAACAATTACATCATCTCTTCCGCTTAACAACGAAGTTGTAGCTCGCAATCTAAATTTTTCAATTTCTTCATTTATAGCAAGATCCTTTTCTATATAAAGATCACTTGCTGGTAAATATGCTTCTGGCTGGTAGTAGTCATAATACGACACAAAATATTCAACTGCATTATTTGGGAAAAATTGCTTAAATTCACTATATAATTGAGCTGCAAGAGTTTTGTTATGGCTTAAAACTAGGGTAGGACGCTTAGTTTTTTCAATAACATTAGCTATTGTAAAAGTTTTTCCTGAACCGGTAACACCTAATAATGTTTGAAACTTATCGTCATTTAAAATTCCATTAGTCAACTCTTCGATGGCACTTGGTTGATCTCCGGTTGGTTTAAAATCGCTAATTAATTCAAAATTCCTCATTTTATTTTCTGAATCTCACAGCTAATTGGAAAATGGTCGCTATATGTTTTTTTATTGTGAATCTTAAAGTTTTTGGCTTCAAATTGTTTTGGATAAAAAATGTAATCAATTCTAAATGAAGGGAATACGCCGTTGTATGTTTTACCAATCCCGCATTTTCCACATTTTTTAAATGCATCTTGCTTTTTATCTATCAATTTTTTATATGTGTATGAAACAGGAGTATCATTAAAATCGCCAATTAAAAAAGTAGGATATTTACATTTTTTTATGTGCAAAGCAAGTTCATCTGCTTCCTGAGAGCGGGCAATAAATGCACGTTTTAATTTTCTAACAGTCGATTTAGATTTTTTTTCAATTTCATCATTTTTATAATTATTTTTAAAAAGATCTTCTTCTTTTGAGGTGAAACCTATAGACTGAAGATGAATATTATAAATTCTGCATGTGTCATTTTCTATAATTATATCGCTCCAAAGTGCAAAAACATCTCGGTATAAATTGTTTGCTGTTTTTACAACGCCTTCATTTATAATTGGGAATTTTGAAAATGTAATTATCTTTAAAAATGGGTCAGAGAGTGAATCTGTATATAATGAGCTTGAATAGTTCAAAAAATTGCCAATTTTTTTTATATCATTAATACTTTTTTGGGTAATACGTTCGCAATCAAAATATTCTTGAAAGCAGGCTATATCTGGATTTTCTTGTTTTATTAAATTTATAACCGAATCGGATGTGTTTTTTTTAGGATTATCGTAAGCTCCAAAAATATGTATATTTTGAGATAAAATCTTAAATGAATTGCTTTCACTTGTCGCTTTATTATTTGCATTAGAAATATTTACAGTATTTCTGCACTGACTTATTCCAATAATAAAAATCAAGATGGGAAAAAATGTTCTCCTTAAGCTAAAAAATAACAAAAGCAAAGTAAATATAGCTGTTAATGTGGCTATATAAGGGTAGGCGAGTCCGAAAAAAGCAAAAATCCATAGTTTTGATGGGCTAATCGATGGAGAGATTATTGACAATAACAATAAAATAGATAATGAAAATGTAATTATCCAAAGTATTTTCCCGATTATGCCTATTTTCTTTTCTTGTTTCATAGAAATAAAAAGAACAGCAAAATTAACAATTTATTTTTCTTTTAATAAATAGATTTATTTTAGCAAATCAGGTCGGCGTTTCATGGTTTTTTCAAGCGACTTTTCGTTTCGCCATTCAATAATTTTTCTTTCATTTCCAGATAACAAAACATCTGGTACTTTAAAACCACGAAAATCTGCAGGTCTTGTATAAACTGGCGCACTCAGCAAGCCATCTTGAAAAGAGTCACTTAGTGCAGATGTTTCATCATTTATTGCGTTTGGTAGCAGCCTAATAATAGCGTCTGTAACAACACAGGCAGCCAATTCGCCGCCACTTAAAACATAATCACCTATAGAAATTTCTGATGTTATAAAATGCTCTCTAACTCGTTCATCAAGCCCTTTGTAATGACCACAAAGCAATATAATATTTTCAGCCATACTTAATTTATTTGCAGTTGGCTGCGAAAATAAGTTTCCGTCTGGCGTTAAAAAAATTACTTCATCGTATTTTCTTTCTGAAGTTAGAGATTCAATAGCAGAAACCACAGGTTCAGCCATCATAACCATTCCTGCACCGCCACCGAATTGATAATCGTCAACTCGCTTATGCTTATCATTAGAAAAATCCCTAATATTATGTATATGAATTTCTACAATTCCTTTTGCAATTGCTCGTTTTACAATTGATTCAGAAAAAGGACCTTGAAACATTTCCGGAAACAATGACAATATATCTATTCGCATAATTAATGCAAAAGTAAAAAAATAAATATTGCGAAATATAAGTAAAATATGTAAAAATGGCTAAACCATAATCCCCACATTGCAAAGATAATATATTTTTTCAAACAAAAAAACAGCATTTATTTACTATAAAATGTAGTTTTCTATTTATACCTTTGCAAACAAAATTTCTGCTATGAAAAAATTATTGGATAAGGTTAGAAAAGAATTGCTGCAATACGGCATTGAAAGCAAAGGTGAATTATATTACAACATTTCTTACGATGAATTATTTAAGCATGAAACTGATGAAAATTTAGAAGGATTTGAACGTGGATATGTTACCAATACTGGAGCTGTAAATGTAGATACAGGAATTTTTACAGGTCGCTCCCCTAAAGACAAATACGTTGTTTACGATGCTGATAGTGCTGAAAATATTTGGTGGTCTGGTGAAAACAGAAAAGGAAGTGA
It contains:
- the trmD gene encoding tRNA (guanosine(37)-N1)-methyltransferase TrmD, with product MRIDILSLFPEMFQGPFSESIVKRAIAKGIVEIHIHNIRDFSNDKHKRVDDYQFGGGAGMVMMAEPVVSAIESLTSERKYDEVIFLTPDGNLFSQPTANKLSMAENIILLCGHYKGLDERVREHFITSEISIGDYVLSGGELAACVVTDAIIRLLPNAINDETSALSDSFQDGLLSAPVYTRPADFRGFKVPDVLLSGNERKIIEWRNEKSLEKTMKRRPDLLK
- a CDS encoding endonuclease/exonuclease/phosphatase family protein, with the protein product MKQEKKIGIIGKILWIITFSLSILLLLSIISPSISPSKLWIFAFFGLAYPYIATLTAIFTLLLLFFSLRRTFFPILIFIIGISQCRNTVNISNANNKATSESNSFKILSQNIHIFGAYDNPKKNTSDSVINLIKQENPDIACFQEYFDCERITQKSINDIKKIGNFLNYSSSLYTDSLSDPFLKIITFSKFPIINEGVVKTANNLYRDVFALWSDIIIENDTCRIYNIHLQSIGFTSKEEDLFKNNYKNDEIEKKSKSTVRKLKRAFIARSQEADELALHIKKCKYPTFLIGDFNDTPVSYTYKKLIDKKQDAFKKCGKCGIGKTYNGVFPSFRIDYIFYPKQFEAKNFKIHNKKTYSDHFPISCEIQKIK